From one Caldithrix abyssi DSM 13497 genomic stretch:
- a CDS encoding sodium:solute symporter family protein: MIDLLIVLAFVIYSISSGFIAKKKASQNLNEYFLAGRTISGWRAGFSMAATQFAADTPLLVTGLIATSGIFMLWRLWIYGIAFLMLGFIFSIGWRRAGVLTDAELTEVRYSGKGVLPLRVVKAIYYGTVINCVVMAMVLVAAVRIAEVFLPWHLWLPSGIYNFFLNITTASGISLGSSVAKLDPIVATTNNIISILVIVGFTTLYSTTGGLRSVISTDVVQFSLAMVGTLIYAIEVVRHIGGIGAIVDKVVALYGVDMADKMLSFAPTGGEMLLPFLIIIGLQWFFQMNSDGTGYLAQRSMACSTDRDARIAALVFSWMQIFLRSLIWLIIGVSLLVFYPFTPADAAGSNFAATREILFVTGINDILPIGIRGIMLTAMLAALASTIDTHLNWGASYWSNDIYQRLICNKWLKRQPKNSELVFAARLSNIFILLIALTIMANLSSIQTAWFISLLFGAGMGSVLVLRWLWERINLFSELAAIIVSLIVAPILLVVTDVEWIRLGTMALVSTTTAILVTFFTPKTDPSVLVAFYKKTRPVGFWRKTAVLVGDNATVPVKKLFKEIKITFFAAASLFLMLIGVGKLLIPTPDTSLFFPLLYVVIALALTPIWWREATSDPADTIKKEENV, from the coding sequence ATGATTGATTTACTAATTGTATTAGCATTTGTAATCTATTCAATTTCATCGGGATTTATAGCAAAAAAGAAAGCTTCTCAAAACCTAAACGAGTATTTTTTAGCGGGCAGGACGATAAGCGGATGGCGGGCTGGATTTAGCATGGCAGCAACACAATTTGCTGCGGATACGCCTTTACTGGTTACCGGTTTAATTGCCACCAGCGGCATTTTTATGCTCTGGCGACTGTGGATATATGGGATTGCCTTTTTGATGTTGGGATTCATTTTTTCCATTGGTTGGCGCCGCGCAGGGGTTTTAACAGATGCCGAATTAACAGAGGTTCGGTACAGCGGAAAAGGCGTTTTACCGTTAAGAGTGGTAAAAGCAATCTACTACGGGACAGTGATCAATTGTGTGGTAATGGCCATGGTGTTAGTAGCCGCTGTCCGGATTGCAGAAGTTTTTTTACCCTGGCATTTGTGGCTTCCATCAGGAATTTACAATTTTTTCTTGAACATTACTACGGCATCGGGCATTTCGTTGGGGAGCAGCGTTGCAAAGCTGGATCCTATTGTTGCCACCACCAATAACATTATTAGTATTTTAGTAATCGTCGGTTTTACCACGCTTTACTCAACTACGGGGGGCTTGCGCAGCGTGATCTCTACCGATGTCGTGCAGTTTAGCCTGGCAATGGTCGGAACTTTAATATACGCCATCGAGGTTGTACGACATATTGGTGGAATTGGCGCCATTGTAGATAAAGTGGTTGCCCTTTATGGCGTTGACATGGCTGATAAAATGCTATCTTTTGCGCCAACCGGCGGCGAGATGTTGCTTCCTTTTTTAATAATAATCGGTTTACAGTGGTTTTTTCAGATGAATAGCGACGGAACCGGTTACCTGGCGCAGCGTTCAATGGCTTGTTCCACAGACCGCGACGCACGCATTGCGGCGCTGGTTTTTTCGTGGATGCAAATTTTTTTAAGAAGTTTAATCTGGCTTATCATCGGCGTAAGTTTACTCGTCTTTTATCCGTTTACACCTGCAGATGCGGCCGGAAGTAATTTTGCCGCCACTCGCGAAATTCTTTTTGTTACCGGAATTAATGACATCCTTCCCATTGGTATTAGAGGCATTATGCTTACCGCCATGTTGGCCGCGCTGGCTTCTACCATTGATACCCATTTAAATTGGGGTGCCAGTTATTGGAGCAACGATATTTACCAGCGCCTGATTTGTAACAAATGGCTTAAACGGCAGCCGAAAAACAGCGAACTGGTCTTTGCCGCCCGCTTGTCTAATATTTTTATTTTGCTCATTGCGCTTACTATTATGGCAAACTTGAGCTCTATTCAAACGGCCTGGTTTATTTCTCTGCTTTTCGGTGCGGGAATGGGATCGGTATTGGTACTACGATGGCTGTGGGAGCGCATTAATCTGTTCTCCGAACTGGCCGCCATTATAGTTTCTTTAATTGTGGCGCCGATTCTCCTTGTGGTAACAGACGTTGAGTGGATTCGGCTGGGAACCATGGCTCTGGTTTCCACCACAACGGCCATACTGGTAACTTTCTTTACGCCCAAAACCGATCCATCTGTTTTAGTGGCTTTTTACAAAAAAACACGCCCCGTGGGGTTCTGGCGTAAAACGGCTGTACTGGTGGGCGACAATGCCACAGTGCCTGTTAAAAAGTTATTTAAAGAAATTAAAATAACTTTTTTTGCCGCCGCCTCATTATTTTTGATGTTAATCGGAGTCGGAAAATTGCTGATTCCCACGCCAGATACGTCGCTATTTTTCCCTTTACTCTATGTGGTTATCGCGCTGGCTCTTACGCCCATCTGGTGGCGTGAAGCGACAAGTGACCCTGCGGATACCATCAAAAAAGAAGAAAATGTGTAA
- a CDS encoding RNA polymerase sigma factor, which produces MKLTVQTDQELWNAFRQGNPEALAEIFTMNYAALYNFAFTICHNDELSKDSIQELFTYLWEKRDKLAEVKSIRLYLFTSLQRLLIKELKKSKSKEEKNKIYQDEFPDHAFSAQDLCIFEEINEHLKQKLKSALDEIPQRMREALYLKTYNNFSYKEISQIMNISSQVARNYVSEALHRLRKILS; this is translated from the coding sequence ATGAAATTAACTGTTCAGACAGACCAAGAACTGTGGAACGCCTTTCGACAGGGAAATCCTGAAGCATTGGCTGAGATTTTTACAATGAATTATGCCGCATTGTACAACTTTGCTTTTACTATTTGCCATAACGACGAGCTATCTAAAGATTCCATTCAAGAATTATTTACCTATCTCTGGGAAAAACGAGACAAATTGGCTGAAGTCAAATCTATACGATTATATCTGTTCACTTCTTTGCAGCGGTTACTAATAAAAGAACTAAAAAAAAGCAAAAGTAAAGAAGAAAAAAATAAGATATATCAGGATGAATTTCCTGATCATGCCTTTTCTGCACAAGATCTCTGCATATTCGAAGAGATCAACGAACACCTCAAACAAAAGTTAAAATCTGCTTTAGATGAAATACCACAACGGATGCGCGAAGCCTTATATCTCAAAACTTATAACAACTTTTCTTATAAAGAGATCAGTCAAATTATGAACATCTCTTCTCAAGTAGCCCGCAATTATGTTTCTGAGGCCCTGCATCGATTGAGAAAAATTCTTTCTTAA
- a CDS encoding TonB-dependent receptor domain-containing protein, translating into MRLYNMRLLITTILCGKLLFVLAISQEISKNKPFIKSMDDSIEYQIPLEKVFRMLEKKYDVYFVYENQIVNGLKTPLIKEFSGNIFKDLQNILKKHHLQYKLVGKKTFVIIKKAFSKTSFGKIRGFVTDSDGNPLPGAEVILVNVKLMDIADNKGAYIFDELKKGEYLVSAQMIGYKAKSFLVKVPAGGIVDKNFFLEPDILDMEEIVTVACRNPFMKLESSVAITTANSKQIAERAPQSTAELLKVIPGFYVESSGGEVSNNLFPRGIPQDGSYRYVAMYEDGLPIFEAPELAFANIDIMMRLDESVKSMEGVRGGTSSIYASNAPGGVINFISKTGGNRREVIIKLSAGTHDFKRLDFNYGGPLSENFKFNVGGFFRHSQGVRSAHFTGNSGGQIKLNITRLFKKGYFRVYGKYLNDRNIFYLPIPLQNPNDPESIPGLNANYGTMTSVHAAKTSFPSPFGNIYQRDIRDGIHPELMSFTLEYVYDFGKGWSIQNNFRVMKTDIDFNAIFPLETPFNASFFADSIKHLSDKPEIARWEYRFVDNGAPIKNISSLNNNGLVALNGWWTISKPLKNFVNNLQINKKFGEHKISLAGYFSKYSAGDFWYWHNILTEVKDAPRLLDLVGLNADGEVVYQVTDNGFEQYGSFYVNAMSHATVYSTYFTDEWQATKKLRLDMGVRLESHLFKGKVENTRDDYIIGDGETEAERNVIFGDSTFRYYQHKFNEWAFSFGGNYSINHHLALYGRLSRGFRTPDFEQWIFSENRGKSQYIYQIEGGLKVASPQFSLFSSVFFSHINNIPFIDEVFKNGRIVHEKRFAKSRTIGLEFEAVFIPASGLHLNLIGTIQDPRLLELISNKIDPETGAVTYKNLSGNRVRRIPQFIIDFRPSYSYKGFNIFYSWQFIGERFVDDANTAVLPGYNLISAGASYKFFENKIRLGVNISNLTNTLGLTEGNPRIEQEFANRRQNVFMARPILGRFVNLSLTLTL; encoded by the coding sequence GTGCGTTTATACAATATGCGTCTTTTAATAACAACGATACTTTGCGGTAAACTTTTGTTTGTTCTGGCAATTTCTCAGGAAATTTCTAAAAACAAACCTTTCATTAAAAGTATGGATGATTCCATAGAGTATCAGATTCCTCTGGAAAAAGTTTTTCGGATGTTAGAGAAAAAATATGACGTTTATTTTGTTTATGAAAATCAAATCGTAAATGGTTTAAAGACGCCGCTAATCAAAGAATTTTCCGGAAATATCTTTAAGGATCTGCAAAATATTTTAAAAAAACATCATCTGCAATACAAGCTTGTGGGTAAAAAAACCTTTGTAATCATAAAGAAAGCGTTCAGTAAAACGAGCTTTGGTAAGATAAGAGGATTTGTAACAGACAGTGATGGAAATCCCTTACCAGGTGCCGAGGTCATACTGGTAAATGTTAAGCTGATGGACATTGCCGATAATAAAGGCGCCTATATTTTTGATGAACTTAAAAAAGGCGAATACCTTGTTTCAGCGCAAATGATTGGGTACAAAGCAAAATCTTTTCTTGTTAAAGTGCCAGCGGGTGGAATTGTAGATAAAAACTTCTTCCTTGAGCCGGATATACTCGATATGGAAGAAATTGTAACCGTGGCCTGCCGAAATCCTTTTATGAAATTGGAATCCAGTGTGGCCATAACCACGGCCAATAGCAAACAGATAGCTGAGCGCGCGCCTCAAAGTACGGCTGAATTGTTGAAAGTTATTCCAGGGTTTTATGTGGAAAGTTCCGGAGGCGAAGTATCCAACAATTTATTTCCTCGTGGAATTCCCCAGGATGGCTCCTATCGTTATGTGGCCATGTATGAAGACGGCTTGCCAATTTTTGAAGCTCCGGAATTAGCATTTGCCAATATCGATATTATGATGCGCCTGGATGAAAGTGTGAAAAGCATGGAAGGCGTACGCGGTGGAACAAGTTCCATTTACGCCAGCAATGCCCCGGGCGGTGTCATTAATTTTATTAGCAAAACCGGCGGCAACAGGCGCGAAGTAATCATTAAATTATCGGCCGGTACGCACGATTTTAAACGCCTGGATTTTAATTATGGCGGGCCCCTGTCAGAAAATTTTAAGTTTAACGTGGGCGGTTTTTTCCGGCACAGCCAGGGCGTCCGCTCGGCTCATTTTACGGGCAACAGCGGCGGGCAAATAAAATTAAATATAACCCGCCTTTTTAAAAAAGGCTATTTTAGAGTCTATGGAAAATACCTGAACGATAGGAACATCTTCTATTTACCTATTCCTTTGCAAAATCCGAATGACCCCGAATCAATACCCGGCTTAAATGCTAATTACGGAACTATGACCAGTGTCCATGCTGCTAAAACTTCCTTCCCCAGCCCTTTTGGGAATATCTACCAGCGTGATATCCGAGATGGTATCCATCCCGAATTGATGTCCTTTACCCTTGAATATGTGTACGATTTTGGAAAAGGCTGGAGCATTCAGAACAATTTTCGTGTTATGAAAACAGATATTGATTTTAATGCTATTTTCCCTCTGGAAACGCCATTTAACGCCTCATTTTTTGCAGACTCTATTAAACATCTATCTGATAAGCCTGAAATCGCACGTTGGGAGTATCGGTTTGTCGATAATGGCGCACCGATTAAAAACATATCCAGCTTAAATAACAACGGATTAGTTGCTTTAAATGGATGGTGGACGATCTCGAAACCATTAAAAAATTTTGTAAACAATTTGCAAATCAATAAAAAATTTGGCGAACACAAAATTAGTTTAGCGGGATATTTCAGTAAATATAGCGCCGGAGATTTTTGGTACTGGCATAATATCTTAACCGAAGTTAAAGACGCCCCTCGCCTTTTGGACCTGGTCGGGCTAAATGCTGATGGCGAGGTGGTTTATCAAGTAACGGACAACGGTTTTGAACAGTATGGTAGCTTTTATGTTAATGCTATGAGCCATGCCACTGTTTATTCAACCTATTTTACAGACGAATGGCAGGCTACAAAAAAACTGCGGCTTGATATGGGCGTACGCCTGGAATCACATCTTTTTAAGGGAAAAGTAGAAAATACCAGAGACGATTATATTATCGGCGATGGCGAAACTGAGGCCGAGCGAAACGTTATTTTTGGCGATAGCACTTTCCGCTATTATCAGCATAAATTTAATGAATGGGCTTTTTCATTTGGTGGAAATTACAGCATTAATCACCATTTGGCTTTATATGGACGGCTTAGTCGCGGCTTTAGAACGCCCGATTTTGAACAGTGGATTTTTTCCGAAAACAGGGGGAAATCGCAATATATTTATCAGATAGAAGGCGGTTTAAAAGTTGCCAGCCCACAATTTTCTTTGTTTAGTTCGGTTTTCTTTAGTCATATAAATAATATCCCCTTTATTGACGAAGTTTTTAAAAATGGTCGCATCGTCCATGAAAAGCGCTTTGCAAAAAGCCGAACCATTGGCCTTGAATTTGAAGCCGTATTTATCCCTGCAAGCGGTTTACATTTAAATTTAATTGGCACAATCCAAGATCCCCGATTGCTGGAATTAATAAGCAACAAAATTGATCCCGAAACCGGAGCGGTTACTTATAAAAATTTAAGCGGCAATCGGGTACGTCGTATTCCGCAATTTATAATTGACTTCAGGCCATCTTATAGCTACAAGGGGTTTAATATTTTTTACAGTTGGCAGTTCATCGGCGAACGTTTTGTTGACGATGCCAACACGGCGGTCTTGCCCGGTTATAATCTAATTTCGGCCGGCGCTTCTTATAAGTTTTTTGAAAACAAAATTCGATTGGGAGTCAATATCTCGAATTTAACCAACACTCTTGGCTTAACCGAAGGCAATCCACGAATTGAGCAGGAATTTGCCAACCGCCGCCAAAATGTGTTCATGGCAAGACCCATCCTGGGGCGTTTTGTCAATTTAAGTTTAACTTTAACTTTATAA
- a CDS encoding FecR family protein has translation MKYKTNEKLVDALLSDESFQRWLSGNGSEEDNEKWSRWLGEGPQNEAMYRQALELWQAAQFKKYPLPNVHSELNKLFNRLNMQNDQCKPKCSKSRPTILTMNRQLFWKLGAAAISAAAVLLIVFHLNFSILNFSFGDEFTTVTTKYGQRITLHLEDGSKIILNSNSILKYPKNLTPETKRELYLHGEAYFEVTRKPAGPQHDFTVVTDEGLISVIGTSFTVSSRKHQTKVALLKGIVKVMARDKSDNFKISTSIIMKAGQCLRFTQKAKVLKPQNNISSLQASWWKDQLILNNTSLEEIVARLKETYGVEVELKDQQLLKKTITGSIENNSLDFIIKTLSSVLQVPVSVEGNKVIFEKSNI, from the coding sequence ATGAAATACAAAACCAATGAAAAATTAGTAGACGCATTACTTAGCGATGAAAGTTTTCAAAGGTGGCTTTCTGGCAACGGAAGCGAAGAAGATAACGAAAAATGGTCCAGATGGCTTGGCGAAGGTCCTCAAAATGAAGCGATGTATCGCCAGGCATTAGAACTTTGGCAAGCGGCGCAATTCAAAAAATATCCGTTACCCAACGTACATAGCGAATTAAATAAACTTTTTAACCGACTAAATATGCAGAACGATCAATGTAAGCCTAAATGCAGCAAGTCTCGTCCCACTATTTTAACTATGAATAGACAACTTTTCTGGAAACTGGGGGCGGCTGCTATTTCTGCTGCCGCTGTTCTTCTCATCGTATTTCATTTAAATTTCTCCATTCTAAACTTTTCTTTTGGTGATGAATTTACCACTGTTACCACAAAATATGGACAGCGAATTACGCTTCATTTAGAAGATGGTTCAAAAATAATTCTTAATAGCAATTCTATCTTAAAGTATCCAAAAAATTTGACGCCAGAGACCAAAAGAGAACTATATCTACATGGTGAAGCGTATTTTGAGGTTACCCGGAAACCGGCTGGGCCTCAACACGATTTTACTGTGGTTACCGATGAAGGCTTAATTTCTGTCATTGGTACCAGCTTTACAGTTAGTTCCAGAAAACATCAAACAAAGGTTGCTTTGCTTAAAGGCATAGTTAAAGTAATGGCCAGAGATAAATCGGATAATTTTAAAATTTCTACCAGTATAATAATGAAGGCCGGTCAGTGTTTGCGCTTTACACAAAAAGCCAAAGTACTGAAACCGCAAAACAATATTAGCTCTTTGCAGGCATCTTGGTGGAAGGACCAGCTCATATTAAATAATACTTCATTGGAAGAGATCGTTGCTCGTCTTAAAGAAACGTATGGCGTTGAGGTTGAATTAAAAGACCAGCAGTTATTAAAGAAAACCATCACCGGATCAATTGAAAACAACAGTCTGGATTTCATTATAAAAACCTTATCCAGTGTATTACAGGTTCCGGTTAGCGTGGAAGGGAATAAGGTAATCTTTGAAAAATCAAATATTTAA
- a CDS encoding TonB-dependent receptor, with translation MKFFYQFLIILLASATLTNAQGTGKIAGSVTSEKGPMVGVNVYLENTTIGAATDANGMYFIDRVPAGDYTLVASSVGYKTVKIKITVKENETVKQDIKMVEDPLLLDAVVVIGTPGGIGIRKKDASFAINTIDATQINRLSPSSTASLLDAIPGVWSESSGGVAGANIFVRGLPSSGDAPFVTISINGGPTYGVETLSFFEQSSIFRIDETVALTEVTRGGPNAVFSNAEPGMTVNFNLRKGGEKTEGRLKYETSDYYLQRFGGYMSGKIAKNLYYMVGGYVKTSPGIRNTQFNSENGRQLTVQLTKLFKRGALNVFTRLTNDYGQWVLPMALNTGNDLGTFSPLGNATRFRTLQINAQGDSATFDFANGRGWNGSISGLNANFDLGGGWTITDVLTYTSGDANTFGFVPNGNPIPVSALGLATVKTRSGKVLKGTDYVQNYGHWVVLKNIQSITNDLSINKEWKNHNITFGVYQARWTAKDFWTLGNHIPVENIANGDILDGIPADSIAAHGGGGPWNYGLNSAGDARVFAGYLADSWKVMPALRVDIGARYEWIDLEYTLDHGSIPDGIIDKTVSTKGKDYAFTAAVNYDLSPVLGTFVRYSDSYQFPHFDMLREGKYSIDNNGDVEANDFKQYELGLKYDSQLFSLFATGFMNQVYVFDGDVGAKREAALLNTRTIGIELDGVFSVQNFMLRAIATYQKGEITEADVAPEVVGNSIWRQPDWQFRIAPSYNLALGKLNATIYGAIRSVGKRWDSRDNVFQLDGYTKIDAGVIVSTPGNISFQVYIDNLNNSEGLTEGDPRDPMAANGRPIFGRSIRFSVIHDF, from the coding sequence ATGAAGTTTTTTTATCAATTTCTAATTATTTTATTGGCATCGGCAACTTTGACCAACGCTCAGGGCACAGGAAAAATCGCCGGTTCGGTAACCAGCGAAAAAGGTCCGATGGTAGGAGTAAATGTTTATCTCGAAAACACCACCATCGGCGCCGCTACTGACGCCAACGGAATGTATTTTATCGATCGTGTTCCTGCCGGGGATTATACTCTGGTAGCCAGTTCTGTAGGGTATAAAACGGTTAAAATTAAAATAACCGTAAAAGAAAATGAAACCGTGAAACAAGATATCAAAATGGTGGAAGACCCCTTACTATTGGACGCGGTAGTTGTTATTGGTACGCCCGGCGGAATAGGGATACGTAAAAAGGACGCCAGCTTTGCCATAAACACTATTGATGCCACACAAATTAACCGGTTGTCTCCCAGTAGCACGGCAAGTCTTTTAGACGCAATCCCGGGCGTCTGGTCCGAAAGCTCCGGCGGCGTTGCTGGTGCCAACATTTTTGTGCGTGGTTTGCCGTCTTCTGGCGATGCGCCCTTTGTGACCATCTCTATTAACGGAGGTCCCACATACGGAGTGGAAACCCTATCCTTTTTTGAACAAAGCTCAATTTTTCGGATCGATGAAACGGTAGCACTAACAGAGGTTACGCGCGGCGGTCCGAATGCCGTTTTTTCTAATGCTGAACCGGGCATGACCGTAAATTTCAATTTAAGAAAAGGCGGCGAGAAAACCGAAGGACGGTTGAAATATGAAACATCCGACTATTATCTGCAACGTTTTGGCGGCTACATGAGCGGTAAAATTGCGAAAAATCTTTATTATATGGTTGGCGGTTATGTTAAAACATCTCCCGGAATTAGAAACACACAGTTTAATTCGGAAAATGGCCGACAACTGACCGTTCAATTAACCAAACTGTTTAAAAGAGGCGCTTTGAATGTTTTTACGCGTTTAACGAATGATTATGGTCAATGGGTATTACCAATGGCGCTTAATACAGGAAATGATCTGGGCACATTTTCACCATTGGGGAATGCCACCCGTTTCCGCACTCTTCAGATTAACGCTCAGGGCGATAGCGCTACGTTTGATTTTGCTAATGGTCGTGGCTGGAACGGCAGCATAAGTGGACTGAACGCCAACTTTGATCTCGGTGGTGGCTGGACGATCACCGATGTTTTGACCTACACCTCAGGCGATGCCAATACATTTGGTTTTGTGCCTAATGGTAACCCCATACCCGTTTCTGCGCTGGGTTTGGCTACAGTAAAAACCAGAAGCGGAAAAGTACTGAAAGGAACGGATTATGTGCAAAATTACGGCCATTGGGTAGTTCTCAAAAATATTCAGTCTATTACAAACGATCTAAGTATTAATAAAGAATGGAAAAATCATAATATAACTTTCGGAGTGTATCAGGCGCGCTGGACGGCAAAGGATTTTTGGACTCTGGGTAATCATATACCCGTTGAAAATATCGCCAATGGCGATATCTTAGACGGTATTCCCGCTGATTCCATTGCAGCGCATGGCGGCGGCGGACCGTGGAATTATGGCTTAAATTCCGCAGGCGATGCCAGAGTATTTGCTGGCTATCTGGCTGATTCGTGGAAAGTTATGCCGGCCCTGCGAGTGGACATCGGCGCTCGTTACGAATGGATAGACCTGGAGTACACGCTCGATCATGGCAGTATTCCCGATGGCATCATCGATAAAACTGTTTCGACTAAAGGGAAAGACTATGCATTTACGGCTGCGGTTAATTACGATCTTTCTCCCGTGCTCGGAACCTTTGTACGGTATTCCGACAGTTATCAATTCCCCCATTTTGATATGCTTCGAGAAGGCAAATACAGTATTGATAATAACGGTGATGTTGAAGCCAATGATTTTAAACAATACGAACTTGGTTTAAAATATGATTCACAACTTTTCAGCCTGTTTGCCACGGGTTTTATGAATCAGGTTTACGTTTTTGACGGAGATGTGGGCGCAAAAAGAGAAGCTGCTTTACTTAATACCAGAACGATTGGAATTGAGCTCGACGGTGTGTTTTCAGTGCAAAATTTTATGCTACGCGCTATCGCCACCTATCAAAAAGGAGAGATCACCGAGGCTGATGTTGCTCCAGAAGTTGTCGGAAACTCCATCTGGCGTCAACCAGACTGGCAGTTCAGAATTGCGCCAAGCTATAATCTGGCTTTAGGTAAGCTCAATGCAACTATTTACGGCGCTATTCGCTCGGTTGGAAAACGCTGGGATTCCAGAGATAATGTCTTTCAATTGGATGGATACACTAAAATTGATGCAGGTGTAATTGTTTCTACGCCTGGCAATATTTCTTTTCAGGTCTATATCGATAATTTGAACAATTCCGAAGGCTTGACCGAAGGCGATCCGCGGGATCCGATGGCAGCCAACGGGCGGCCCATATTTGGCCGTTCAATTCGATTTTCGGTCATTCATGATTTTTAA